One genomic region from Spiroplasma endosymbiont of Polydrusus cervinus encodes:
- a CDS encoding ABC transporter permease: protein MEAVSQLFANGSVLFVVLLIAAMAGLYSERAGIVNIAIDGMMIIGALVYALLGKVLSQYGNGMQIIALLVATISGGTFALLHGLGSITLKAQQVISGTALNLLATGLGLFFVSTPALAAGNMIQTGFSTIGIDSYKIINIFLIIAIVLAGFTFVFFRFTKTGIRYVGCGENPNVVDAVGINVIRTRYKAVIISGCLAGLAGAMFTHYVSGQFRGDVQGQGYIALAIMIFGQWRIQYITLGAVLFSFLIALAGTLWRFAGWNIAEPSNQLLKILPFVLALITMIAFSKYSKVPKASGIPFDKSLR from the coding sequence ATGGAAGCAGTTTCACAATTATTTGCGAATGGTTCAGTCCTTTTTGTCGTATTATTAATTGCTGCGATGGCTGGTTTATATTCTGAACGAGCCGGAATTGTTAATATTGCCATTGACGGGATGATGATTATTGGGGCATTAGTGTATGCTTTATTAGGAAAAGTATTATCTCAATACGGTAATGGAATGCAAATTATTGCTTTATTAGTTGCCACAATTAGTGGGGGAACTTTTGCCTTATTACATGGTTTAGGTTCAATTACTTTAAAAGCGCAACAAGTAATTTCGGGAACAGCCTTAAATTTATTAGCAACTGGATTAGGATTATTTTTTGTAAGTACCCCCGCCTTAGCAGCGGGAAATATGATTCAAACCGGTTTTAGTACAATTGGAATTGATTCGTACAAAATTATTAATATTTTCCTAATTATTGCTATTGTCTTAGCCGGCTTTACCTTCGTTTTCTTCCGCTTTACCAAAACGGGGATACGTTATGTTGGCTGTGGGGAAAACCCAAATGTGGTTGATGCAGTCGGAATTAATGTGATTAGAACAAGATATAAAGCCGTGATTATTTCAGGATGTTTAGCGGGCCTGGCTGGCGCAATGTTTACCCATTATGTTTCAGGACAATTTCGTGGTGATGTTCAAGGACAAGGATATATTGCCTTAGCAATCATGATTTTTGGACAATGACGAATTCAATACATTACATTAGGAGCCGTTTTATTTAGTTTCTTAATTGCTTTAGCAGGAACATTATGACGCTTTGCTGGTTGAAATATTGCTGAACCATCGAATCAATTATTGAAAATTCTTCCATTTGTCTTAGCATTGATAACAATG